From the Drechmeria coniospora strain ARSEF 6962 chromosome 02, whole genome shotgun sequence genome, the window GTCGGAGGAAGATCTTGCCCACGCGATGCAGCACACGACCATTTTTGCGCGAACGAATCCCGAGCACAAGCTTAAAATCATCCGTGCGCTGCAGTCTCGTGGAGACATTGTTGCCATGACGGGTGACGGCGTCAATGACGCCCCTGCGTTGAAGAAGGCCGATATTGGTATTTCAATGGGTCGCCATGGAACCGACGTCGCGAAGGAAGCGGCCGACATGATATTGACAGACGATGACTTCTCCACCATACTGCGCGCCATTGAGGAGGGCAAGGGCATTTTCAACAACATCCAAAACTTTTTGACATTCCAGCTCAGCACGAGTGCCGCTGGCTTGTCCCTCGTCTTTCTTTGTACCTGTTTCGGCTTCAAAACTCCTCTCAACGCAATGCAGATTCTCTGGATTAGTGAGTACACACGTCGTCAATGCATGCTGCGGAGCTGAGCTAACAATCTACAAGACATCATCATGGACGGCCCTCCTGCGCAGTCTCTTGGTGTGGAAACAGTCGACCCGGATGTGATGACGCGGCCACCGCGGAACCGGGGCGACCCCGTGCTCACCAGAGCTGTCCTCACGCGGGTTTTGACATCAGCCTCGATCATCATGGTCGGAACCATGATCATATACCGCAAAGAGATGCTTGCTGATGGCCAAGTAACCCGTCGTGACACGACCATGACGTTCACCTGCTTTGTTTTCTTCGACATGTTCAACGCGCTCAGTTGTCGATCCGAATCAAAGTCAGTCATCCGCGGGGAAGTGGGACTGTTTGCCAACAACCTCTTCAACTGGGCCGTGTCGCTCAGCATACTGTGCCAGCTGCTGGTCATCTATCTCCCATGGCTGCAGGAAGTGTTCCAGACCGAAGCTCTTGGGTTTGGCGATTTGGTAAGGCTGTTTGTACTCTGCAGCTCGGTGCTGTGGGCGGATGAATTGCGGAAATACCTCAAGTACGGGAAACGGCGTTTGAGTGGCGGCTACAGCCAGGCAGTATGAGGCGTTGGTAGATGGATGGACGGTTTGGTGGGTTTGTCAACCTTGTCTAGACACATGCTACGCAAGCATATTTTGTCCGGCGGTATGGAATTTTGCATAGCGTCGAAGTACATAGAATACTATCCGCACGGAAACAAACTGAGCAGCAAATCATGGTGTTGGGGGTTGTCAGCTGCGGCAACAACCTATCGCAGTCTAAGCTACCTGCTAGTACCCAGTAATCGGTGCAAGGTTGGCAGGTTGGCTAGTTAGTAGTGTATGGTAAATACTCGAAGCATTTTAGATGGCAGGTTACATAGTAGTCAGAGCAGATCGTCTCCAACTACTGCCACCACGAGCTCCCAAGtagcaagtaagtatgttCGTAAAATGCgcagtaagtatgtacggagtacggagtaattactgtactagtaAAGTAATACCtggtaattacggagtagaaGTAAGGAGGGCCGCCCATGTACTACGGCGTTGTTTCAGTGTTGTAATAGGTACCTGTATCACCTGGAactacagcacttgtacagtaagtggtATATGGTTCTTGTACCGCGCACTAACACCCCGTACCTTAGTagcacctaagtactactactggttTCAGACAGTGGAGAGGGCCAAAGACCCTCCACCCCTACTCCGTGGACCTACCGGGGATGGAGCTAAAATCTCCCGTCAAgtgctgcaggtgtacgTCTCCTCTCCCCGTTCTCCAGTGACCTCCAAGCTCCCTTTTCGTCGacacagcagcagcaccggcaCAGCTCAATCCGCCCAGACGAACAAGCTGGGCAGCTATGCGCCTCCCAGCCCAATCTCGCCTGCGTCAATGTCGAACCTTGCCAACGGCGTCCCCAGTCGTTCCAACCACGACGATGCCAGCCTGACCCCTCCCGCCCCAGCGGTGCCGACCGTCAAGGATGCGAGCAGCGTGGCCGACATGCGCGCCGCGTTGTCCACACTTCACGGGCGAGAATCTGCCATCTCGGCTCAGCTTGATGCGTTGGTGGCCTCGCATGCCGATCTCTCCCGCGACCTCGGTCGACTAGACCTGCTGCGGGCAGGGTTGGGCGCGCAGGTCATCGCCGCGAGGTCGATCGGCAACGAGAtgctctcgtcggcggccgacacGGCTGGACATCTGAGCAACAGAGTCAAGGAGCTGGATTTGGAGAAAAGCAGGGTAGAGGATacgctcggcgtcgtggagCAGGTCGCGGAGCTCAAGGCGTgcgtcaacggcgtcgtcggctccatGGGCGCCCCTCAAGActgggaggcggcggctggctACCTGTCACGAGCGAGCAAGGTGCCCGAGGAAATTGCAAAGGGCGCTTTCGCCGCAAGTGTCGTGCCTAGTGTTGAGGTGCCCGACCCGCCGTGGGTGACGCTGGAAGGGGCGCGGGAAAGTTTATGCGGCCTCTTCCTGCGCGGCTTCGAGAGAGCCGCGGGCGATGGAGACGGCGCCAAGGTGACGCGCTTCTTCAAATTGTTCCCCCTCATCGGGCGCGCCGACGTGGGACTCGACGTGTACGGGAAATATGTCTGCcagggcgtcgccggcaccgctCGAGCGACGTTGAAGGACAGCCTAGGAGGCCAGAGCCGAAAGGAGGGATTCTTCTACGCCAACGCCATAACCAAGCTTTTCGAGCACATTGCGCAAATTGTCGAGGGCCACGGAGCCCTGGTGGAACGGCATTACGGAAGTGGGAAGATGGTCCGAGTCATCGAGAGGCTGCAGATGGAGGCCGACGTCCAGGGCGGCATCATCCTCGACACCTGGAGCGACGAGCGGGGCGTCGACAGGAAGCTTACCGATGTTAAGAGCTACCCCTTTTCATTTCTGGTTCAGAGTTTCCTGCCGCAGCCTCCACGAGTTGGCACGCCACGCATCAAGTCTCCCGCAGCAGGGTCGGGAAACAACGGTCgcgagagcgaggacgagggcgtcaaCATGAAAGAAGTCGACGGTCTTCTCAGTGAAATATCCGTCATGCTCGGACGATGGTCTTTGTACACCCGCTTCCTCTCGGGGAAATGCAAGGTATGCCGGGCCGAGGTGCACGGGAGTGCTCGATTGCTGACTCGCTGCAGGACGCGACCGAGGCGGACAGCTCTCTCGTCATGCCCAACTTGCTGGTGAAGTCGAACCTCTACCGCAAGGTTTCGGTCAAGCTGACGACACCCTACAACGTCATGACAACCTTTTTCTTCCGCCGCTCAGTAGAGAAGGCGTTTCAGTTGGACGAGTATCCGAGCGGTCTTTCGCTCAACCTGAGCAAGCCCGTCGAGGGCCACGCCCCGTACATCATTCTAGCCGTGGACGATGTCATGTACATTGTCAACAATGTCGTACAAAGGTCCATCTCCACATCTCAACGCGACGTCATCGCATCCGTCATCCCCACCGTCGGTCGAGTGCTGGGCTCCGACTTCATCGGCATGATCCAGCGCAAGATGCGTGACGAGTCGTACCCCAAGGCCATCCTGCAGGGGGGGTTTCCGCCCGAGGAAAAGGTCACCCAGTTCATCGTGCTGATCAACAGCCTTGACATGGCAAACGAGTACCTGAGCAGGATTATCAACGGCCTGATCACCGTCACCGATGGCCTGCCGGCGAGCGTAACCTTGCGGAGCCAGCTCAAGGACTCGTTTCCATTCGACCGCGATCTCGCCTTCGTGGCCAATGCCCTCCGTACGCTGGAGACGAGCTTCATCGCCAAGTCGTCCGAATTGCTCAACGAGGGCATCCAACACCTCTTCAATCAAGTTGTCAAGCTGCGTCTGCGGCCCGTGCTGAGCGAGACCTTCCGCGACGCCGACTACACGCTGACGGAGGAAGATCTGGCCGAGATTGCGCACCAcaacgacgaagccgaggaagaCGTCATGGACCAGGTACCTCGGCGTTTCGAGCACGGGTGGGACCAACTGATGAAGGCGATTGCGCGCCtcatgacggcgagcacATACAGCAGCCTCCTGGACCTGACAGCACGCTACCTGTCCATCGTGCTGGAGAAGAGAGTGCTGAGCTATGGCGGAAGAACGACGGCGTTCGGCGCGATCCGCATCGAGAGGGATTTCACCGCCATAGTGAACACGGTCTCCCAGGGTGGCTATCGGGTCAAGGAGGCATTTGCCAAGGTGACGCAGCTGCTCATGGTCGCCaacatggacgacgaggaatgGGAGGAGTTGAACGCCggggatggcgatggcggcatgGAATGGGTgctgacggaggaggagaggaagaaggcgagAGGTCTTGTGCGAATATGAACGACGGAACGCAGCCAGGACTGGGGAGCCGAGAGACGCAGTCGACGAGACGAATCAGTGGCTCAATCTTGTGACGATGAACCAGTCTCGATGCAATGATGAAGAGCGCTACGGAGTAGACGGTGACAAAAAACCGGGGGTACACTTTGCCTGTACAGAATAGAAACACTAGGTATAACACTTGGGTAGAACAAGTATTGTTCCTGACGACTTCAGGATCAAGGTCAAAACCCCTGCTGAAGCCCAATGTGAGGTTGCACGCGGGACGGCTTAAGTGGGACAAACGCGGCCACTGTGGTGTGGCGCCAGCGTTAATTAGTCCCTTCCAACCAACACCATTAATTGTTAAGCATTTATCATTTGGATTCCGCCTGTGATCTTCGAAATTTTCCTGTGACGCGTCCGACAACAAGCAACTTAACGAATCTACACCGCGCCTCGCCACGACCGCTGATTTGTTTTACTGCAACACAAATCCTCGACGTGCTGCCAGGCTATTATTTCACTTGCAGGTACAACGttgcggcgtcggcgtgtaGCTTTGGGCAAGGCCTTTAACACTGGCGAATACGGCTGCACGTAAATCGGCCCTTGGCAACGTCTTCAAAATCTTTCCGGCGACAACTGCTGCCCTTCGGTTGTCCGCCATGGAAACGCGGGTCGTCAGGGTACCCGGCGAGGGACCGCCCGGCTGCTTCGCAGACACCAAAGGCCTTGCGAAACTGGAGCAGTGGCGCGTACAGCCGGGAGCAGAGGCGCTGAAGGTCCTCGAGCCAGCAGCCAAACACCTGAGGACCAGAGACACGCCCGTCGCGTTTCCTACGGAGACGGTCTACGGGCTGGGGGCAGATGCGACGAGGAGCGCGTCCGTCCGGGGCATATATGCTGCCAAGGGACGGCCATTAGACAACCCCCTCATCATCCATATAGCGGACCTGGCGATGCTGAGGAGCTTGCTGGGTggtgacgacgccggcgaagaTGTCATCCCGGCCAAGTACAGGCCTCTGATAGAACGCTTCTGGCCGGGTCCGTTGACTATTTTGCTGCCCAATCCGGAGCCATCGCCGCTTGCGCCCGAAGTCACGGCCGGGCTCAAAACGTTTGGCGTCCGGATGCCATCGTCTCCCCTCGCCTTGACTCTCATTAAACTTGCCGGCGTCCCGCTCGCCGCCCCGTCGGCAAACGCGTCGACCAGGCCGTCGCCTACCATGGCGCAGCACGTCAAGGATGATCTGGACGGGCGGATCGAGcttgtcctcgacggcggcgcctccCAGGTCGGCGTAGAgagcaccgtcgtcgacggactcTGCGACCCACCCGTCGTGCTGCGGCCAGGGGGCGTCAGCATGGAAGAAATCCGGAGCTGCCCCGGATGGAATAACGTTTCCAAGGCGTACAAGGACGTCACGGAGGAAGGCAAAGCAGCTCCGCGGGCGCCGGGTATGAAATATAAGCATTACAGCCCCAGGGCGAAGGTGGTGTTGTACGAGTCTTCATATCGACCCGGCAGTGGCGATGGTGTAGTTGCCACCGACATCGACATGGCCTGCGCCGCTACGAAGGATTCTACTCGCCAAACCAACGGCTGCGCATCCCGGAGGATCGGGGTCATTCGAACTAGGAACTGGAAGCCGGCTGCAGGGTTCCACAGTGATGAGCTGCGATCCATCTCCAGGCAGAGCGATGGACAAAATGGAATTCAGCGACTAGAGACGTCGTACGACATCCTCCAGGGCGACCTCAAGAGCCGTCATGGGTCCGTCATCGGCCAGATCTTTGACATAGCGCTGGGAACGGACACGAGGGTTATCGCCCAGGGACTCTTCTCTGCCTTGAGGGAGCTCGACCGGCGCGGCGCAGATACGATATTCGTAGAGGGCAtagacgacgagctcgacatcGCCGCAGCAGTCATGAACCGGCTACGCAAAGCAGCGTCGGAGGTTAGAACATAGAGACGGCTAGCGCGTTGGATAAGTTTCCATCCACCATGAGAACTCGCCACCATCTCGACGGCACGTGAATGGTTTCGGATTCGCGTTCCCGTACGGCGCTAAGACAACGTGAAGCAGAAACAATGGAAGACCAAGATACCCTCCTCCATCCCTCACAGCCCCTGCCGTAGCCAATCGGCCAGCTTCGACTTGCCGAGCTGGGCCAGGTTGTTGACACCTTGTTCACTGAGgtcgatgcggccgaggggTATGTCCTGGGTGGGCGCCCTGCTGACGCGCTGGACAATGATGGTGGGGTCTGTCTCGAgaacgatgccgtcgtcgacgatttCGTCGATGGCAAGGGAGACAAGGTCGTAGTTTTCGATGATGGTCCGCTTGTCGACGGATTGCCTGCCAGGAAACGTCAGTGCGAGTGCGTCCAAGACCAGGCAGAAGGGAGTAGGACGGACTTGAAGAGGAGGTGAAGAGAGTCTCGCAGCGCAAGGACGGTATTGTACAATAGGATTTCgttctcgtcgaggctgccgacaACGTACAGCATGATGTCGGACTCGAGCTTGTACAGGACGATCCGGTTGTCGTACAAGATGATGTCTCCAGTCTGCTTGGACGTCTTGTCGATGAGGCCCTTTTCAAAAGCCTTCTGAGCCTTGAGATCCGGGTACGGGTTTGATGATGCGCCCGCGCCTTCGTCATGTCGGAGTGAGCATCGGAGAGAAGGGAGTCATCGAGAAGGGAGCTTGGGAGCCAACgtaccagcagcagctccgGTGCTGTGGGGAGGAGAATAGTACTTGGCAAAGATGCgagcgccgtcctcggtgcTGAGAATGAGGACCGCCTGCACGGAGAATAGCGTCATTCCGGGAGACATGGCTGCGGCTGTTGTTCGTCTGCAACGATTCTAACTTGACACAGGTTGCGGGTTTGCTGTTGCTCGATTAGCTGCCACCTTGCGGCTCGCATCTTGGTCGTCGCTGAATGGATAGCGCCTAACGCTGTACTCAGCCACATATCTCCAGCCACAGCTGCGACTTGTCGGCCACATCCCGCCACTCGTACAAATCGATACCGGAAGAACTTTGCCCGTGCTCCAGCGATTGGACGCGTGCGCACGGACCAGCCGTCGAGATTAATGGGCGACAGCGCGTGAGAAAACCACTTTACGCGTCTCGCGAATCGACTTGTGTCATCTTGAAGTGCCCCTCTCTCCCCTTGCCGCTCTGCGCTCTGCCTTCTCCGCACGTGTCGTGGATGTACTTGGATCTGATTCATTTCATCGATTAAAAACCGTTCACAGTCGACATATCCGAGGTCGTCATACATCTCTACCATACGACACCATgtcttcgccgtcgaaccGTCGACTGCGAAGTTCGCAGTCTGGCACGCCGCGCCGCTCTGCGAATCCATCAGAATCCGCCAATACTCCCCGCCAGCCGACACAACTTGCCTCAAGTCCGCTCTTCTTCCAGTCctcgcctgctgctggaaCCCAGAATggccaaggaggagatgtgtcgtcgccgctgcggcAGATGACAGGCAGCCAAGACACGGCTAGTGACGACGCAACCCCGAGCTCACCGTTGCGGCAGATGACGAATTCCCAAACTCCCTACGATGACTCTCAAAGAACCCCGAGGGCCAACCATGGTCTTGCCGGTGGTGAGTCTCGCAATCGAAATTGGCATCGCGCGGCAGTTACTGACGAGCACAGAATCGTCACCCATCCGATACGAGCCAAGTTCAAGCCCGGGTCGCTCCCTGCGGCAACAATCCGAACTGCGGAGTGAAAGTAGCGGCCTATTCATTGGATCGCAGAGAGATCGTGTAGTTCAGAGGCGCGGAGATCTCAATTCCGACGCCTCAAGAACCCCTCGCGCTCCCCGCCGTGTCATTCTTGACGACGCTGGCCGCGTTGTGCGAGAAGGCCAAACGCCGGGGTCTGACGCTGCCTCTTACGTCAACCGAGATCCTGACACCTCAGAGGCCGACCTTCTTGGCGGCCAGGGACAGAGCCTCATTTGGGGTACAACAGTGTCTATCGACGATACTTTTGCCTCGTTCAAGGAATTTCTGCGCAACTTTACGCAAAAATATCGCATGTACCGCGATGGCTTCTCGGATGAGGACGTCGCAGCCGCACCCGATGCGGAGTCTAAACCATACTGGGAGGCCCTAGAGAATATGCTCCTGCTGGGAACGACAAGGCTTTATGTTGACATCGCAGACTTGAATCTATACCCGCCCACGCGAAAGATGTGGCACCAAATTCAGGCGTACCCACAGGAAATTGTGCCGGTGATGGATCAATCTGTTCACGACTTGATGGTCGAGATTGCACGCAACGAAGGTATTCGAGGCCGGCAATCGCAGAGTAGCGCTGGAAACCAAGGTGCACAACATACGCCGAGCTCGGAGCCCGTTTTCCCCAGCTCTGACCGCCTCGATGATCCCGCAACACCGCGTCCAACGCAGGAACAGCAGCCATCCCTGGAAGACCAGGTTGCTTCATCGATTTACGTCGTGAGACCTTTCGGTCTCGAAAAATCGACAAACCTGAGGGACTTGAATCCAACCGGTTAGCATCCACCTCACTGACCCGGTCTTTAGTGAATGCCAGTACTCACAAGAAACAGACATGGATCGCCTAATATGCATCAAGGGTCTGGTCATTCGAACGACGCCTGTCATCCCCGACATGAAGGATGCTTTCTTCCGCTGCAACGTCTGCAATCACTCAGTCaatgtcggcctcgaccgtgGCAAAATCCGCGAGCCAACTGAGTGTCCACGCCAAATCTGCGATTCCAAGAACTCGATGCAAATTGTCCACAACAGATGCTCTTTCGAAGACAAGCAGGTCATCAAGCTGCAGGAGACCCCCGATGCTGTCCCCGCTGGCCAAACGCCCCACTCGGTCTCCGTCTGCGTCTACAatgagctcgtcgacttCTGCAAGGCTGGTGACCGTGTTGAGTTGACGGGTATATTTCGTGTCAGCCCCGTCCGTGTGAACCCTCGCCAGCGCGCTCTCAAGAGCGTGTACAAGACCTATGTCGACGTCCTGCATGTCCAAAAAGTGGACAAGAAACGCATGGGCGTCGACACGTCGACGAttggcgtcgagggcgacgaggatgccgaagcCAATGACAATGAGCTGGAGGAGACGCGTGTCATCACCCCTGAGGAAGAGACCAAAATTCGGGAGACGGCAGCTCGCGATGACATCTATGATCTTCTCTCACGATCCCTCGCCCCCTCCATCTACGAAATGGACGATGTCAAAAAGGGAATTCTGCTCCAGCTTTTCGGGGGTGCCAACAAGACCTTCCAAAAAGGCGGCAGCCCAAAGTACAGAGGCGACATCAACGTTCTGCTCTGCGGTGACCCGTCGACTTCCAAATCGCAGATGCTGTCATACGTCCACAAGATTGCGCCCCGCGGCATCTACACCAGCGGAAAGGGATCCTCGGCTGTCGGTCTCACAGCCTACGTGACGCGCGACCCAGAGACTCGTCAACTGGTACTCGAGTCCGGTGCGTTGGTCCTGTCTGACGGCGGCGTCTGCTGCATCGACGAGTTTGACAAGATGTCCGACGCCACGCGCTCAGTCCTGCATGAAGTCATGGAACAGCAAACCGTTtccatcgccaaggccggcatcatcaccacgTTGAACGCGAGAAGCAGcatcctcgcctcggccaaccCGATTGGCAGTCGATACAACCCTGATCTTTCCGTGCCGCAAAATATTGATCTCCCCCCAACGTTACTCTCGCGTTTCGATCTCGTCTATCTCATTCTCGACCGCGTTGATGAGAAGGCCGACAAGCGTCTCGCTAAGCATCTTCTGTCTCTTTACCTCGAGGACAAACCGCACTCGGCGCCGACCGACAATGACATCCTCCCTGTCGAGTTTTTGACCTCATACATCTCCTATGCCCGCTCTCGGATTCACCCTACCATCTCCTCCGAAGCCTCTCAGGAGCTGGTCGAGTGCTACGTTGCTATGCGTGCCCTAGGCCAAGACGTCCGCTCAGCCGACAAACGCATCACAGCCACGACGAGGCAACTCGAGAGCATGATTCGCCTGGCTGAGGCCCACGCCAAGATGCGCCTCTCGGAGACGGTCACGCGTGACGACGTGCGTGAAGCCAACCGCCTCATTCAAGCGGCGCTCAAAACAGCCGCCACGGATGCCCAAGGCAGGATTGACATGAGCCTCCTGACCGAGGGCACCAGCGCTGCCGACCGGAAGCGCCAAGCCGAGCTCAAGGATGCAATGCTGGCGCTGCTCGATGAGATGACGGCTGGCGGCAACACCGTCCGCTGGGGCGACGTGTCCAAACGGTTGAGTGAGGGCGCCAGTATGCCGATTGAGACGTCCGAGTTCAACGAGGTGATGCGAGCGCTTGAGGCCGAGAATGCCATCATGGTGACAGGCGAGGGAGCGAGGAGGAACGTGAGGAGAGTAACGTCAGTGGCATAACCTGCGCACCTCTGTGCGTTTGGCGAGATTGGAGAATTAATGCTGAACTTGGTTTGGAGATTTTTTTTGGTAAGGAACTGTTGAGGCGTTTGCGAATACCGGTACTTGTTTTTTTCTGCATGTTGTGTTATCCATAGAGGAAATGGAAATCAGAGTGTGCACGCGCACAGCACTCTTTATCCGTGCCATGCGGCTCAGACGGACAAATCAACAAACACAACTCTGTTGCATACTGGCTACAGATTGTCTTCTGGCTTTATACATCCAATATTTCAATATCCAACAAACGTATCGCTCACACCCAGCTATGTACCCGACCGAATCTCCTTTCCTTCGCCCGTGTTCAATAGTGGCCACCCCACCAGTGTTGATCTGCACAAGGTCTACTGCATATTCAAGTATAAAATGATATCCCTGAGCCATCTTTCACCACATCTTCCTCTCGTGGCCCTCCAACGCAAAGTTGAGTGCCACTGCGACGAAGAGCGCGGCGCAGAGCACACTTGGACCCCACTTGTCGTAGTACCGAGTAGCTTTGCGGTTCCGGATTGACCTACTTCGGAACAGATAGACTCCGACGGAGTAGCAAAGACTTGCGATGGCGAGCAGTGTGAAAATACCGGCTGCCCAGAACGACAGGGATGTGGGGTGGGAGCCAAAGTTCAGTAGTGTAACCGCAATTGTCCCGATATAGATGGAATATTCCAGCTCCGAAATGTTAGTTCAAAGGAGCAGGCAGTGTCAGCACAGGTAAGACTTACCCATCCGAGAAATGTCCTCTCTGCTGCAAAGTACACCTTGGGCTCGACTCGAACAGGGACGTAAATCTTTTTGCCCTTTGGCGCCTTAAACCTCCTCTCCTGAATGGCTCCAGAACCAAACAGCATCTGCAGGCGCGCACTACGGGGCACCTCCGTACTGCGAGAGGAAGGCACCAAGTGCTTGAGGGCGTTGACGGCATCAGCGCCAAAGGCACGGGCCTTGGTTGAGACGAGAGTCGAGAAGAAATGCCATCCGCCGATTCGTCTGGCTTCCTCCAGCTCGTAATTTTCATCGTACTCGTCATCGGAATCATATATGGGATAGTCCTCGTTTGTCGCCTGCAGATCCACCGTCTGGCCTTCGGTATCAGTCGGAAGTGCGTGTGTCCTCGGCTGCTCATTCGATGGACTAGCGCGGACAGGTCGTATGACTTCATCATCCGAGTCCAtgtcctcttcgtcgtcggacgtcgtcgtcgtgcctgGTTGACCAGGTCGGCGAATGCCGAAGTCATGCATGACAAGTTTTCGAATGTCCACGTCCATCTGGGGCATCCAGAAAGGAAGAAGGTTGATTCGATCAGGGAAAAGGCATGCCGTGCCATGAATAAACTTCGAGAACTTGGGGACCGACTCGACCAGATGCGAGGAGATCAGCTGGCGAACCCACTCCGGCGGCTCTTGTCCCATCTGCGTCTGAAGCTTGACCTCCAAGACGGCATACGGGAACCGCACTATATCCTCGGGGGCCAACTGGGAGAAAGGGTAGTCAATACCAATATCCATCCGTCGCCAGTTGTCACCGGACCGGATCCGACCGTCCAAATTATCCTCGCGAACCATTGTCAACTCCGTATCCAGAGAGATCCTGACGCGGGCATCTGCGGGGAGCTGAAAAGCAGTTCGATTGTAGAATGAGCGGCAGACGGGTTTGTAGCCTTTCTTGAGGATTGAGTACTGTATTTCCGCCGCCAGCCGCTGGTTCTCGTCAATGGACTTTTCGGACTTCTTGCCCTCCTTTCGTGCCTTCTCAAAGATGGCCGCCGGTAGTAGTTCTCCCTTCAAGTAAGCATTGACGTTCTTCTCCTTGAGAGCGAACCGAGCTTTCACCGACTTTTCGCCCGTCCAGTCTTCTCGATGAGTTTTTCGCTCGACAAAAATGGTCTCCGTCTGCATGCCACCATACCAACGGAGACGGATGGCCTCGGCACCCTCGGTCTTCTTCAATCGACCCTCGTACAAGTCCCATTTCTCGGGGTTGTCGTAATAGATGGAGGTGATGGCCGAGTCCTGCTGCTCAAACTCCTTGCTCGCGTTAAACACCAGCACTGGCAAGTGCTTGAGAATGATGAGTTTCAGCTCGGTCACGTTATCCGGATGGACCCAGTACTTGGTCGTCTGGCGCACGAAGTTGGCCTGGGATCCGCCAGCGGCGCTGTCGCCCTTGACAGGATTGCCACGCGTTCGGACCAGATCGTACAGCTTGGACAGCCCGATGACAGATGCGTCGTAGTTCTCCTTATAAAAGGGCTTGGCCTTGAGCCGGGTATCAAAAGCCGGTCGTAGGTGCCAACCGGTGGCTTTCTGCATTCATCAATGGTTGGTTCAAGTCAGCTATACGCCTGGAGGAACGTCGGTTGGGAAATCACACGCGGGCAGGCTCACATCATGCTTCTTGATGATTTTGTAAAAGCCGGTGTAATTGA encodes:
- a CDS encoding calcium-transporting P-type ATPase, whose translation is MQLPWQGRQGSGNETLLPTSSVPTIAGTSDEPSEAGGRPARPRHARTSSSHAKGVADEFSYMTPSEAAARLRTSLAYGLLPTEALTRLGDYGPNEIPHDPPEPLWLRFIKQFQEPLIVLLLVSAGTSMLLGNMDDAVSITVAVSIVVTVGFVQEYRSEKSIEALNHLVPNHAHLVRGGSNRSPSLSKSPSWPPGTTESNPDLGGSPGTNTPVEDVLDATSIKVMAGQLVPGDLVLFTTGDRIPADIRVTKAADLTIDASNLTGETDPVVITTEARPRSINALGISHLRLPRPSSLMPGDSHEHDGGNETANIAYMGTLVKSGHGQGVVFATGGNTHFGTIASSVSGTESPRSPLQLSMDLLGSQLSKASFAVIGLISIVGWLQGKGLLEIFTISISLAVAAIPEGLPIIVTVTLALGVHRMARHNAIVRKMPKVETLGSVNVVCTDKTGTLTTNHMTTSELWYFGLAGSVDIASDTESIETKLSQASMRILRIGNIANNARLAQKYTENGAAATAVLSSTLGRDDAAPFTRWIGQPTDVAMLDLLDRFKEHDVRGSLGPRVAETPFSSERKWMGVTIGSDNKGEKEYAYMKGSTEAVLAACDTYLDKEGREIVLDSARRRDALEAAELMASKGLRVIAFASGSVARPPKGLSTPGTVGASTPGQENDSTTRAPEGIYRDLTFAGLVGMSDPPRPGVGRSIRRLMRGGVKVIMITGDAETTALAIGKQLGMNIAVPSTHSSSQSTVKAVLRGDEVDQMSEEDLAHAMQHTTIFARTNPEHKLKIIRALQSRGDIVAMTGDGVNDAPALKKADIGISMGRHGTDVAKEAADMILTDDDFSTILRAIEEGKGIFNNIQNFLTFQLSTSAAGLSLVFLCTCFGFKTPLNAMQILWINIIMDGPPAQSLGVETVDPDVMTRPPRNRGDPVLTRAVLTRVLTSASIIMVGTMIIYRKEMLADGQVTRRDTTMTFTCFVFFDMFNALSCRSESKSVIRGEVGLFANNLFNWAVSLSILCQLLVIYLPWLQEVFQTEALGFGDLTVERAKDPPPLLRGPTGDGAKISRQVLQVYVSSPRSPVTSKLPFRRHSSSTGTAQSAQTNKLGSYAPPSPISPASMSNLANGVPSRSNHDDASLTPPAPAVPTVKDASSVADMRAALSTLHGRESAISAQLDALVASHADLSRDLGRLDLLRAGLGAQVIAARSIGNEMLSSAADTAGHLSNRVKELDLEKSRVEDTLGVVEQVAELKACVNGVVGSMGAPQDWEAAAGYLSRASKVPEEIAKGAFAASVVPSVEVPDPPWVTLEGARESLCGLFLRGFERAAGDGDGAKVTRFFKLFPLIGRADVGLDVYGKYVCQGVAGTARATLKDSLGGQSRKEGFFYANAITKLFEHIAQIVEGHGALVERHYGSGKMVRVIERLQMEADVQGGIILDTWSDERGVDRKLTDVKSYPFSFLVQSFLPQPPRVGTPRIKSPAAGSGNNGRESEDEGVNMKEVDGLLSEISVMLGRWSLYTRFLSGKCKDATEADSSLVMPNLLVKSNLYRKVSVKLTTPYNVMTTFFFRRSVEKAFQLDEYPSGLSLNLSKPVEGHAPYIILAVDDVMYIVNNVVQRSISTSQRDVIASVIPTVGRVLGSDFIGMIQRKMRDESYPKAILQGGFPPEEKVTQFIVLINSLDMANEYLSRIINGLITVTDGLPASVTLRSQLKDSFPFDRDLAFVANALRTLETSFIAKSSELLNEGIQHLFNQVVKLRLRPVLSETFRDADYTLTEEDLAEIAHHNDEAEEDVMDQVPRRFEHGWDQLMKAIARLMTASTYSSLLDLTARYLSIVLEKRVLSYGGRTTAFGAIRIERDFTAIVNTVSQGGYRVKEAFAKVTQLLMVANMDDEEWEELNAGDGDGGMEWVLTEEERKKARGLVRI
- a CDS encoding translation initiation protein Sua5, which encodes METRVVRVPGEGPPGCFADTKGLAKLEQWRVQPGAEALKVLEPAAKHLRTRDTPVAFPTETVYGLGADATRSASVRGIYAAKGRPLDNPLIIHIADLAMLRSLLGGDDAGEDVIPAKYRPLIERFWPGPLTILLPNPEPSPLAPEVTAGLKTFGVRMPSSPLALTLIKLAGVPLAAPSANASTRPSPTMAQHVKDDLDGRIELVLDGGASQVGVESTVVDGLCDPPVVLRPGGVSMEEIRSCPGWNNVSKAYKDVTEEGKAAPRAPGMKYKHYSPRAKVVLYESSYRPGSGDGVVATDIDMACAATKDSTRQTNGCASRRIGVIRTRNWKPAAGFHSDELRSISRQSDGQNGIQRLETSYDILQGDLKSRHGSVIGQIFDIALGTDTRVIAQGLFSALRELDRRGADTIFVEGIDDELDIAAAVMNRLRKAASEVRT
- a CDS encoding clathrin adaptor complex; this translates as MSPGMTLFSVQAVLILSTEDGARIFAKYYSPPHSTGAAAGAGASSNPYPDLKAQKAFEKGLIDKTSKQTGDIILYDNRIVLYKLESDIMLYVVGSLDENEILLYNTVLALRDSLHLLFKQSVDKRTIIENYDLVSLAIDEIVDDGIVLETDPTIIVQRVSRAPTQDIPLGRIDLSEQGVNNLAQLGKSKLADWLRQGL